From Thermomonas sp. XSG, one genomic window encodes:
- the alr gene encoding alanine racemase, protein MSELMSQRPTRIVVDLDVLGGNLRAIRAKVGVPVMAIVKANAYGHGLVPVAHHLQAQGVEQLGVAFVEEGMALRRAGITVPILVLGGILGRQVGQLIQHDLEITVSSLDKLRKVEVAAERLGRKAVVHLKIDTGMERIGVHSYSCGPMIEAAVASGWCTVKGVYSHLACADDPTSAMTALQLERFQEACAHFERIGAPMPIRHLANSGGVLHYPETWLDMVRPGIMLYGVLPDPDAHRTVDVKPALSLISQVVYFKTVLAGHPVGYGATWAPPHDTHVVTVPIGYGDGYPRALSNCGEVLIRGQRRPIVGRLCMDQFMVDLGPDGSAYVEDDVVLIGTQGGETISVEDVAKRAGTIGYEILTRLNERVPREYVGGPTAVV, encoded by the coding sequence ATGAGCGAACTGATGAGCCAGCGGCCGACCCGGATCGTGGTCGACCTGGACGTGCTGGGCGGCAACCTGCGCGCGATCCGCGCGAAGGTCGGCGTGCCGGTGATGGCGATCGTCAAGGCCAATGCCTATGGCCACGGCCTGGTGCCGGTGGCGCACCACCTGCAGGCGCAGGGCGTGGAGCAGCTGGGCGTGGCCTTCGTCGAGGAAGGCATGGCGCTGCGCAGGGCCGGCATCACCGTGCCGATCCTGGTGCTGGGCGGCATCCTCGGTCGCCAGGTCGGGCAGCTGATCCAGCACGACCTGGAAATCACCGTGTCCTCGCTGGACAAGCTGCGCAAGGTCGAGGTCGCCGCCGAGCGGCTGGGCCGCAAAGCGGTGGTCCATCTGAAGATCGACACAGGGATGGAGCGGATCGGCGTGCACAGCTATTCGTGCGGGCCGATGATCGAGGCGGCGGTGGCCTCGGGCTGGTGCACGGTGAAAGGGGTGTATTCGCACCTGGCCTGCGCCGACGATCCCACGTCGGCGATGACCGCGCTGCAGCTGGAGCGTTTCCAGGAGGCCTGCGCCCATTTCGAGCGCATCGGTGCACCCATGCCGATCCGCCACCTCGCCAATTCCGGCGGCGTACTGCATTACCCGGAGACCTGGCTGGACATGGTGCGGCCGGGGATCATGCTCTACGGCGTGCTGCCCGACCCGGACGCGCACCGCACGGTGGACGTGAAGCCGGCGCTGTCGCTGATCTCGCAGGTGGTCTATTTCAAGACCGTGCTGGCAGGGCACCCGGTCGGCTATGGCGCCACTTGGGCGCCGCCGCATGACACCCACGTCGTGACCGTGCCGATCGGCTATGGCGACGGCTATCCGCGCGCGCTGTCCAACTGCGGTGAAGTGCTGATCCGTGGCCAGCGCCGGCCGATCGTGGGCCGCCTGTGCATGGACCAGTTCATGGTCGACCTGGGCCCGGACGGCAGCGCCTACGTCGAGGACGACGTGGTGTTGATCGGCACGCAGGGCGGCGAAACGATCAGCGTCGAGGACGTGGCCAAGCGCGCCGGCACCATCGGCTACGAAATCCTGACCCGGCTCAACGAGCGCGTGCCGCGTGAATACGTGGGCGGGCCAACGGCGGTCGTCTGA
- a CDS encoding wax ester/triacylglycerol synthase family O-acyltransferase: MATSKPRLKRPAEPLRRPKREPMSRVDTAWLRMERPTNPMMITGVLMLAEPMQLAQLKKVIQQRFLSYARFRQKPVDGAAGAQWVEDEHFDLDWHVRLAGLPGRPGRASEKRALERFVSELASSPLDPTKPLWQFHLVERYQGGSAVVARIHHCYADGIALVQVLLSLTDTSRESSSASRLDKAWLKEQAAPVARRVGAMERYMKLGGKALGQGMAMMQDPSLATLLAKEGGDIARELVHALALPDDPPSLLRGQLGVSKRVAWAEPLELEEVKAVGRACDCTVNDVLMAAAAGALRGYMRDRGEALEGLSLRATVPVNLRPLEHAKKLGNHFGLVFLDLPVGEDNPLRRLQRVAECMNQLKESRQAIVAYGLLAALGIAPQPVQEIALELFSRKASAVATNVPGPQQPLYMAGCTVREIMFWVPQTGSIGLGLSILSYRGKVHFGMIADARLVPDPDAVVRRFGEEFEKLLYLAMMGPWDAPLDAAAAEALLQDATLA, translated from the coding sequence ATGGCCACGTCGAAGCCGCGCCTGAAGCGTCCTGCCGAGCCATTGCGCCGGCCCAAGCGCGAACCGATGTCACGCGTGGACACCGCCTGGTTGCGGATGGAACGCCCAACCAACCCGATGATGATCACCGGCGTGCTGATGCTTGCCGAGCCGATGCAGCTTGCGCAGCTGAAGAAGGTGATCCAGCAGCGGTTCCTGTCGTATGCGCGGTTCCGGCAGAAGCCGGTCGATGGCGCGGCCGGGGCGCAGTGGGTCGAGGACGAGCATTTCGACCTCGACTGGCATGTGCGCCTGGCGGGGTTGCCCGGACGCCCGGGACGGGCCTCCGAGAAGCGCGCATTGGAGCGTTTCGTCAGCGAGCTGGCGTCCAGTCCGCTGGATCCCACCAAGCCGTTGTGGCAGTTCCACTTGGTCGAGCGCTACCAGGGCGGCTCGGCGGTGGTGGCGCGCATCCACCATTGCTATGCCGACGGCATCGCGCTGGTGCAGGTGCTGCTGTCGCTGACCGACACCAGCCGCGAATCGTCCTCGGCCTCCCGGCTCGACAAGGCCTGGCTGAAGGAACAGGCGGCCCCGGTGGCGCGCCGGGTGGGCGCGATGGAGCGCTACATGAAGCTCGGCGGCAAGGCGCTGGGGCAGGGCATGGCGATGATGCAGGACCCGTCGCTGGCCACGCTGCTGGCGAAGGAAGGCGGCGACATCGCCCGCGAGCTGGTGCATGCGCTGGCGCTCCCGGATGACCCGCCGTCGTTGCTGCGCGGCCAGCTGGGCGTCAGCAAGCGGGTCGCGTGGGCCGAGCCGCTGGAACTGGAGGAGGTGAAGGCGGTCGGCCGCGCCTGCGACTGCACCGTCAATGACGTGCTGATGGCCGCCGCCGCCGGTGCGCTGCGTGGCTACATGCGCGACCGCGGCGAGGCGCTGGAGGGCCTGAGCCTGCGCGCGACCGTGCCGGTCAACCTGCGCCCGCTGGAACACGCGAAGAAGCTGGGCAATCACTTCGGCCTGGTCTTCCTTGACCTGCCGGTGGGCGAGGACAACCCGCTGCGCCGGCTGCAGCGCGTGGCCGAATGCATGAACCAGCTGAAGGAGTCGCGCCAGGCCATCGTCGCCTACGGCCTGCTGGCTGCGCTGGGCATCGCCCCGCAGCCGGTGCAGGAGATCGCGCTGGAGCTGTTCAGCCGCAAGGCCAGCGCCGTGGCGACCAACGTGCCCGGCCCGCAGCAGCCGCTGTACATGGCCGGCTGCACCGTGCGCGAGATCATGTTCTGGGTGCCGCAGACCGGCTCGATCGGGCTGGGCCTGTCGATCCTCAGCTATCGCGGCAAGGTGCACTTCGGGATGATCGCCGACGCCCGTCTGGTACCGGACCCGGATGCGGTGGTCCGTCGATTCGGCGAGGAATTCGAAAAGCTCCTGTATCTGGCGATGATGGGGCCCTGGGATGCGCCGCTGGATGCAGCCGCGGCGGAGGCCCTGCTGCAAGACGCAACCTTGGCTTAA
- a CDS encoding OmpA family protein, with amino-acid sequence MTAGCATYTGQTNDPNDPNRTKRGALIGAAIGAAAGLLSGDSAVERRQHAMVGAGIGALAGGSIGAYQDRQEAELRRATAGTGVDVSRDGDVIKLNLPDGVTFDFNKTNVKPQFYPALNTIAGTLREYNQTIVEVSGHTDSIGTDAINQRISEQRANSVASYLIGQGLQRERFEIVGMGERYPIASNDTDSGRALNRRVEIRLLPLRS; translated from the coding sequence ATGACCGCCGGCTGCGCCACCTACACCGGCCAGACCAACGATCCCAACGATCCCAACCGCACCAAGCGCGGCGCGCTGATCGGTGCGGCCATCGGCGCCGCCGCGGGCCTGCTCAGCGGAGACAGCGCAGTGGAGCGTCGCCAGCATGCGATGGTCGGTGCCGGTATCGGGGCGCTCGCGGGTGGCTCGATCGGCGCCTACCAGGATCGTCAGGAAGCCGAGTTGCGCCGCGCCACTGCCGGCACCGGCGTCGACGTCAGCCGCGACGGCGACGTCATCAAGCTGAACCTGCCGGATGGCGTGACCTTCGACTTCAACAAGACCAACGTCAAGCCGCAGTTCTACCCGGCCCTCAACACCATCGCCGGCACCCTGCGCGAGTACAACCAGACCATCGTGGAGGTCAGCGGCCATACCGACAGCATCGGTACCGATGCGATCAACCAGCGCATTTCCGAGCAGCGCGCCAATTCGGTGGCCAGCTACCTGATCGGCCAGGGCCTGCAGCGCGAGCGCTTCGAGATCGTCGGCATGGGTGAACGCTATCCCATCGCCAGCAACGACACCGATTCCGGCCGTGCGCTCAACCGCCGCGTGGAAATCCGCCTGCTGCCGCTGCGTTCGTAA
- the rnd gene encoding ribonuclease D, protein MTHWIDTPGALRARLENPPAAIGLDTEFIRERTYWPQLALVQIALGESDDDILLVDPLRPGMREALAPLLANPDVLKLMHSPSEDLVAFQYACRTLPTPLFDTQAAAAMCGLGAGLGYQKLVQAVTGVELAKGETRSDWLRRPLSPAQLEYAADDVRHLHALHRDLQARLAGNGRTAWLEEDSARQLANAASDDGERWPHLAIRSAQFLDAEGQRRLLRMLRWRDAQARSSDRPRSWILDNELAVALARQKLDSRLRFDALLDANPKAPRSLRTPLWEALITPLADESKAPMARGDDRDKKQLRALQEAVAAVAAELQLPEGLLASRKVLEALQDGSGWNGQLAGWRRPLLEPRLAPLL, encoded by the coding sequence ATGACACATTGGATCGATACCCCCGGCGCGCTGCGCGCTCGCCTTGAGAACCCGCCCGCCGCGATCGGCCTGGACACCGAGTTCATCCGCGAACGCACCTACTGGCCACAGCTGGCCCTGGTGCAGATCGCGCTGGGCGAAAGCGATGACGACATCCTGCTGGTCGACCCGCTGCGCCCCGGCATGCGCGAAGCGCTGGCCCCGCTGCTGGCCAACCCCGACGTGCTGAAGCTGATGCACAGCCCCAGCGAAGACCTGGTGGCTTTCCAGTACGCCTGCCGCACCCTGCCGACGCCGCTGTTCGATACCCAGGCCGCGGCCGCGATGTGCGGGCTGGGGGCCGGCCTTGGCTACCAGAAGCTGGTGCAGGCCGTGACCGGGGTGGAGCTGGCCAAGGGCGAAACCCGTTCCGACTGGCTGCGCCGGCCGCTGTCGCCCGCCCAGCTGGAATACGCAGCCGACGACGTGCGCCACCTGCACGCCCTCCATCGCGACCTGCAGGCGCGCCTGGCCGGCAACGGCCGTACCGCGTGGCTGGAAGAAGACAGTGCCCGCCAACTGGCCAATGCCGCCAGTGACGACGGCGAGCGCTGGCCGCATCTTGCGATCCGCAGCGCGCAGTTCCTCGACGCGGAGGGCCAGCGCCGGCTGCTGCGCATGCTGCGCTGGCGCGACGCGCAGGCGCGCAGCAGCGACCGCCCCCGCAGCTGGATCCTCGACAACGAACTGGCGGTGGCGCTGGCCCGCCAGAAGCTGGACAGCCGGCTGCGCTTCGACGCCCTGCTGGATGCCAACCCCAAAGCCCCGCGCAGCCTGCGCACGCCACTGTGGGAAGCCTTGATCACGCCGCTGGCCGACGAATCGAAAGCACCAATGGCACGCGGCGATGATCGCGACAAAAAGCAGCTGCGTGCCCTGCAGGAAGCCGTGGCCGCGGTCGCCGCCGAGCTGCAGCTCCCGGAAGGCCTGCTCGCCTCGCGCAAGGTGCTGGAAGCGCTGCAGGACGGCAGCGGCTGGAACGGCCAGCTGGCCGGCTGGCGCCGTCCACTGCTGGAACCGCGTCTGGCCCCGCTGCTCTGA
- a CDS encoding formylglycine-generating enzyme family protein → MRAGGFLIPLLLLLAGCKPEPEAPALALQPVPAQERLPAPAPVLEPGRVSIRGDDALADVLSWTLPEARIDQPARARANARRALAKGDLFETGESAIPLLLALRKLEPDSAQDARLLEKARAALLAQAWMALDAGEDLASLRYAQRHGTVLRTLWPELPEAKTYLDAVDRAGQAFDLCLAGERALRAGNLDAPGGALELFRQAQALWPLQTRAQRGIAAVEAAVLVEAQALAAGGDFEGAYAELARAGRVRNDAEAITATRQRIEAMRTDRIRRLGDEGLMALADPAGLQFARERLAEILRIALPGTGAGVALRQRIDLVGHYGLFRPGQVFTEEMQAGGRGPALSVLPRGGFMMGAPEDEEGATLDEQPRHQVRLDRGFAMTRHEITVGQFRRFVQATGFVPRATQRGHSLAYDARSGNFLRGSGIDWQSGYDGRPAADDMPVIHVTARDAEAYAAWLSAQTGAHYRLPSEAEFEYALRAGGQALYPWGAGAPPASVGNLAGGRDVSARGRRWSNAFLGYGDGWWGPAPVGSFAPNAYGLYDMAGNVSEWVADCWHRGYRRAPANGQAWVNPGCRTRMYRGGSWASAPAQARSAWRASGGVDVTNARVGFRLVRQL, encoded by the coding sequence TTGCGCGCAGGAGGTTTCCTCATCCCGCTGTTGCTGCTGCTGGCCGGTTGCAAGCCGGAACCGGAGGCGCCGGCACTGGCACTGCAACCGGTGCCGGCGCAGGAGCGGCTGCCGGCACCGGCGCCTGTGCTCGAACCCGGCCGGGTCAGCATCCGCGGCGATGACGCGCTGGCCGACGTGCTGAGCTGGACGCTGCCGGAAGCCCGCATCGACCAGCCGGCGCGCGCCCGCGCCAATGCGCGGCGGGCGCTGGCCAAGGGTGATCTGTTCGAAACCGGCGAATCGGCGATCCCGCTGCTGCTGGCGCTGCGCAAACTGGAGCCGGACAGTGCCCAGGACGCGCGATTGCTGGAAAAGGCCCGCGCTGCGCTGCTGGCGCAGGCGTGGATGGCGCTGGATGCCGGCGAAGACCTGGCGTCGCTGCGCTATGCCCAGCGCCACGGCACCGTGCTGCGCACGCTGTGGCCCGAGCTGCCGGAGGCGAAGACCTATCTGGATGCGGTGGATCGGGCCGGCCAGGCCTTCGACCTGTGCCTTGCCGGAGAGCGCGCGCTGCGGGCGGGGAATCTGGACGCCCCGGGCGGCGCGCTGGAACTGTTTCGCCAGGCGCAGGCGCTGTGGCCGCTGCAGACCCGCGCCCAGCGCGGCATCGCCGCGGTCGAGGCCGCGGTGCTGGTGGAGGCACAGGCGCTGGCGGCGGGCGGGGATTTCGAGGGCGCCTATGCAGAACTGGCACGGGCAGGGCGCGTGCGCAATGACGCGGAGGCGATCACGGCGACGCGGCAACGCATCGAGGCGATGCGCACCGACCGGATCCGCCGGTTGGGCGATGAGGGCCTGATGGCGCTGGCCGACCCCGCCGGCCTGCAGTTCGCCCGCGAGCGGCTGGCCGAGATCCTGCGGATCGCGCTGCCCGGCACCGGTGCCGGCGTGGCGCTGCGCCAGCGCATTGATCTGGTGGGTCATTACGGGCTGTTCCGCCCTGGTCAGGTGTTCACCGAGGAAATGCAAGCGGGCGGGCGTGGACCAGCGCTCAGCGTGCTGCCGCGTGGCGGTTTCATGATGGGTGCGCCGGAAGACGAGGAGGGCGCGACTCTGGACGAACAGCCGCGGCATCAGGTGCGTCTGGATCGCGGTTTCGCAATGACCCGGCACGAAATCACGGTGGGCCAGTTCCGGCGTTTCGTCCAGGCCACGGGTTTCGTGCCGCGCGCCACCCAGCGCGGCCACTCGCTGGCTTACGACGCGCGCAGCGGCAATTTCCTGCGCGGCAGTGGCATCGACTGGCAGTCCGGCTACGACGGCCGTCCGGCCGCGGACGACATGCCGGTGATCCACGTCACCGCCCGCGATGCCGAGGCTTACGCAGCGTGGCTGTCGGCGCAGACCGGCGCGCACTACCGCCTGCCCAGCGAGGCCGAGTTCGAGTACGCCCTGCGGGCGGGGGGACAGGCGCTCTACCCATGGGGCGCGGGTGCGCCTCCGGCGAGCGTCGGCAACCTCGCCGGTGGCAGGGACGTGTCGGCACGCGGGCGACGCTGGAGCAATGCCTTCCTTGGCTATGGCGACGGCTGGTGGGGGCCGGCGCCGGTGGGCAGCTTCGCGCCGAATGCCTACGGCTTGTACGACATGGCGGGCAACGTCAGCGAGTGGGTTGCGGATTGCTGGCACCGCGGCTACCGGCGCGCGCCGGCCAACGGCCAGGCCTGGGTGAATCCGGGCTGCCGTACGCGGATGTATCGTGGCGGTTCTTGGGCCAGCGCCCCGGCGCAGGCGCGTTCGGCGTGGCGGGCCTCGGGCGGCGTCGACGTGACCAACGCGCGGGTGGGTTTCCGGCTGGTGCGGCAGCTGTGA
- a CDS encoding M48 family metallopeptidase — protein MNRNPIGTRRGGGLRIWVLVLFAGYAAWYWYSNRSVDALTGETVVIDKNISPEQETALGLQAYQEVLQQERPLPADAQVSRQVGAIAQRLIAKIPPVSDALAAENGMQASHIEKSFDWKVTVLESDQVNAFCLPGGKMAVYTGLLPVAQNADAVAVVMGHEIAHALLRHGAQRMTRGKLEQIGQMAGAASGMDQNTMQAVMQAYGYGSALPYARSQETQADELGLMLAAAACFDPRESVPLWERMDRNSGGGAPPEFASTHPSAGTRIQQLQALMPKALAYQAKFCETAASAAR, from the coding sequence ATGAACCGCAATCCGATTGGAACCCGCCGTGGTGGCGGCCTGCGCATCTGGGTGTTGGTGCTTTTTGCCGGTTATGCGGCGTGGTACTGGTACTCCAACCGCAGCGTGGATGCGCTGACCGGCGAGACGGTGGTGATCGACAAGAACATCTCGCCCGAGCAGGAAACAGCGTTGGGCCTGCAGGCCTACCAGGAGGTGCTGCAGCAGGAGCGCCCGCTGCCGGCGGATGCGCAGGTCTCGCGACAGGTCGGTGCGATCGCGCAACGGCTGATTGCCAAGATCCCGCCGGTGTCCGATGCCTTGGCCGCCGAAAACGGAATGCAGGCGAGCCACATCGAGAAGTCCTTCGACTGGAAGGTGACGGTGCTGGAATCCGACCAGGTCAATGCATTCTGCCTGCCGGGGGGCAAGATGGCGGTGTATACCGGCTTGCTGCCGGTGGCCCAGAACGCCGACGCGGTGGCCGTGGTGATGGGGCACGAAATCGCCCACGCGCTGCTGCGCCACGGCGCACAGCGCATGACCCGCGGCAAGCTGGAGCAGATCGGACAGATGGCCGGAGCGGCCAGCGGCATGGACCAGAACACCATGCAGGCGGTGATGCAGGCCTATGGCTACGGCAGCGCGCTGCCATATGCGCGCAGCCAGGAAACCCAGGCCGACGAACTGGGGCTGATGCTGGCAGCAGCGGCCTGCTTCGATCCGCGCGAATCGGTGCCGCTATGGGAGCGCATGGATCGGAACTCGGGCGGTGGCGCGCCGCCGGAATTCGCCTCCACCCATCCCAGCGCCGGTACCCGCATCCAGCAGCTGCAGGCGCTGATGCCGAAGGCACTGGCCTACCAGGCGAAGTTCTGCGAAACGGCCGCCAGCGCCGCGCGCTGA
- a CDS encoding DUF456 family protein: MDSTTIYYLIAALLILVGLLGTVLPVLPGIPLMFAGMLLAAWAGSFQAIGAPALIVLAMLTLVSVAVDFWATAHGARRVGASRMAMWGAAIGTLVGLLFGLPGLLFGPFIGALAGELAHHRSLHPHRVGHATKVGAGTWVGLLLGTALKLALAFAMLGLFALAWWL, encoded by the coding sequence ATGGATTCCACCACGATCTACTACCTGATCGCCGCGTTGCTGATCCTCGTCGGCCTGCTGGGCACCGTGTTGCCGGTGCTGCCGGGGATACCGCTGATGTTCGCCGGCATGCTGCTGGCGGCGTGGGCTGGTAGTTTCCAGGCCATCGGCGCGCCCGCGCTGATCGTGCTGGCGATGTTGACGCTGGTGTCGGTGGCCGTGGATTTCTGGGCCACGGCCCACGGCGCCCGGCGCGTCGGCGCCAGCCGGATGGCGATGTGGGGCGCGGCCATCGGCACCCTGGTGGGACTGCTGTTCGGCTTGCCCGGTTTGCTGTTCGGCCCGTTCATCGGCGCACTGGCCGGTGAGCTGGCCCATCACCGCAGCCTGCATCCACATCGGGTGGGCCACGCCACCAAGGTCGGCGCAGGCACCTGGGTAGGCCTGTTGCTCGGCACCGCGCTCAAGCTCGCACTGGCGTTTGCCATGCTGGGCCTGTTCGCGCTGGCGTGGTGGCTGTAG
- a CDS encoding glycine zipper 2TM domain-containing protein, with protein sequence MAVRIHTILGTAALALALGASAGCASTAPAYGGGGYGGSASYSGYDNTCGNCGTVTQITVGGASGTSGALIGGLIGAVAGHEVSAHTGGSKGNQNISAVAGAAAGAAAGSAIQKNRSEGYTVHVRMDDGRTVKVTQSNVSGFREGARVRIENGQAYLR encoded by the coding sequence ATGGCTGTTCGCATCCACACCATCCTCGGCACCGCCGCCCTCGCGCTCGCACTGGGAGCGAGCGCCGGCTGCGCCAGCACCGCGCCCGCCTATGGCGGGGGCGGCTACGGCGGCAGCGCCAGCTATAGCGGGTACGACAATACCTGCGGCAACTGCGGCACCGTCACCCAGATCACCGTCGGCGGCGCCTCCGGGACCTCCGGCGCCCTCATCGGTGGCCTGATTGGTGCCGTTGCCGGCCATGAGGTATCGGCCCACACCGGCGGCAGCAAGGGTAACCAGAACATTTCCGCCGTGGCCGGTGCCGCCGCCGGCGCAGCGGCGGGCAGCGCCATCCAGAAGAACCGCAGCGAGGGCTACACCGTTCACGTGCGCATGGACGACGGCCGCACGGTGAAGGTCACCCAGTCGAATGTCTCCGGCTTCCGCGAGGGCGCGCGGGTGCGGATCGAAAACGGCCAGGCCTACCTGCGCTGA
- a CDS encoding cytochrome c, producing the protein MSNPDPAGKPAATRSSNAGRYLFLLILGLVVGAIATVMAMRALDARKDHFPDSLMEVQGWHMGQLKAAMEQNRCGATDVLPHLQTLRMLGNDLEPAFPDLRDDERFRTAAAAMRAAADKAVSAPPLSCQSLAGTMKSLGDSCKACHRDFRG; encoded by the coding sequence ATGTCCAATCCCGATCCCGCCGGCAAGCCTGCCGCTACCCGTTCGTCCAACGCCGGGCGCTATCTGTTCCTGCTCATCCTCGGCCTGGTGGTTGGCGCGATTGCCACGGTCATGGCGATGCGTGCACTCGATGCGCGCAAAGACCATTTCCCGGATTCGCTGATGGAAGTGCAGGGCTGGCACATGGGTCAGCTGAAGGCGGCAATGGAGCAGAACCGCTGCGGCGCCACCGACGTGCTGCCGCACCTGCAGACCCTGCGGATGCTGGGCAACGACCTTGAACCCGCCTTCCCCGACCTGCGCGACGACGAGCGCTTCCGCACCGCCGCCGCGGCAATGCGGGCCGCTGCCGACAAGGCCGTCAGCGCGCCGCCGCTGAGCTGCCAGAGCCTGGCCGGCACGATGAAGTCGCTGGGTGATTCCTGCAAGGCCTGCCATCGCGACTTCCGCGGCTGA
- the phbB gene encoding acetoacetyl-CoA reductase, which translates to MTSRVALVTGGTGGIGTAIVKRLAGMGHKVATNYRNEEKARAWQEKMKAEGFDVAIVKGDVTSPQEAEAMVREVEATLGPIDILVNNAGITRDGTFHRMKADQWMDVINTNLNSCFNVTRPVIEGMRDRKWGRIIQISSINGLKGQYGQANYAAAKAGMHGFTISLARENARNGITVNTISPGYIATDMVMAVPEEVRAKIIADIPTGRLGTPEEIAYGVGFLADEQAGWITGSNLDINGGHHMGW; encoded by the coding sequence ATGACTTCCAGAGTTGCACTGGTCACCGGTGGCACCGGCGGCATCGGCACCGCGATCGTCAAGCGTCTGGCCGGAATGGGCCACAAGGTCGCCACCAATTACCGCAACGAGGAAAAGGCGCGCGCCTGGCAGGAGAAGATGAAGGCGGAGGGTTTCGACGTCGCCATCGTGAAAGGCGACGTTACCTCGCCACAGGAGGCGGAAGCGATGGTGCGCGAGGTCGAGGCGACCCTCGGCCCGATCGACATTCTGGTCAACAACGCCGGCATCACCCGCGACGGCACCTTCCACCGGATGAAGGCCGACCAGTGGATGGACGTGATCAATACCAACCTCAACTCCTGCTTCAACGTCACCCGCCCGGTGATCGAGGGCATGCGCGATCGCAAATGGGGGCGGATCATCCAGATCAGCTCGATCAACGGACTGAAGGGCCAGTACGGGCAGGCGAACTACGCGGCGGCGAAGGCCGGCATGCACGGCTTCACCATTTCGCTGGCGCGCGAGAACGCCAGGAACGGGATCACCGTGAACACCATCAGCCCGGGCTACATCGCCACGGACATGGTGATGGCAGTGCCGGAAGAGGTGCGCGCCAAGATCATCGCCGACATCCCCACCGGCCGCCTCGGCACGCCGGAAGAGATCGCCTATGGCGTCGGCTTCCTTGCCGACGAACAGGCCGGCTGGATCACCGGCAGCAACCTCGACATCAACGGCGGGCACCACATGGGCTGGTGA